Proteins encoded in a region of the Desulfurococcus sp. genome:
- a CDS encoding endonuclease III — protein MVSDENIDSSSLFEVLVAVVLSQNTSDKNAVKALIRLREALGGKITPSALLSASLEVVEDSLKPAGMHRRRARVLKELAEYFSKPGFSEELTSRITREGSVEKARELLVKLPGVGYKTADVVLLRFFGKPVFPVDTHIARITNRLGFTSSRRYLDISRFWMENTSPSNYLDLHLYLITHGRRVCRARNPLCSKCVLRDICSYTGRTRSA, from the coding sequence GTGGTTTCAGACGAGAATATTGATTCAAGCAGTCTATTTGAAGTACTAGTTGCAGTAGTTCTAAGCCAGAACACAAGTGATAAGAACGCTGTGAAAGCGCTCATCAGGCTCAGGGAAGCTCTCGGAGGTAAGATAACACCTTCAGCACTCCTCTCAGCGAGCCTAGAGGTCGTCGAGGATTCCTTGAAGCCTGCCGGAATGCACAGGAGGAGGGCTAGAGTGCTTAAAGAGCTCGCAGAATACTTCAGCAAGCCTGGCTTCAGCGAGGAGTTAACCAGCAGGATTACACGTGAAGGCAGCGTTGAGAAGGCGCGGGAACTCCTAGTGAAGCTCCCAGGAGTCGGCTATAAGACAGCCGACGTAGTACTCCTACGCTTCTTCGGCAAGCCTGTTTTCCCCGTGGACACACATATAGCCAGGATAACCAACAGGCTGGGCTTCACCTCGAGTAGAAGATACCTGGATATATCGAGATTCTGGATGGAGAATACTTCACCATCCAACTACCTTGATTTACACCTCTACCTTATAACACATGGTAGAAGAGTATGCAGGGCTCGAAACCCCCTCTGCAGTAAGTGCGTTCTCAGAGATATCTGTAGCTATACAGGTAGAACTCGATCAGCATAA
- a CDS encoding class I SAM-dependent methyltransferase family protein, protein MTRGSLVKELARKVLGEEAARKVWRRVEFIGDLALIRVPLGLDPEVLKPLGEELLKHFNFVKSVWAAIPGVKGEYRLRDHVLLAGEPRSETLYREHGCSFKIDINKVYVSPSLNYEHIRIARLVKPGEVVLNMFAGAGLFSIIIAKHAKPRKVYSIDINPYAYYYMVENIRLNHVEDIVEPILGDAAVVVESKLANSSDRVLMPFPELALEYLDKALRALRDGRGWIHVYLHVKALKGEDYRVKAREILAERLTNLKVGEYRITGLRKIRNVGPRLHQVVIDVEIP, encoded by the coding sequence ATGACCAGAGGCTCCCTGGTGAAAGAGCTCGCGAGGAAAGTGCTTGGAGAGGAAGCTGCGAGGAAAGTATGGAGAAGAGTAGAGTTCATTGGAGATTTAGCATTAATTAGAGTGCCGTTAGGCTTAGACCCAGAGGTTCTCAAGCCTCTTGGAGAAGAGCTACTCAAACACTTCAACTTCGTTAAGAGTGTCTGGGCTGCTATTCCAGGTGTTAAAGGAGAGTACAGGCTTAGAGACCACGTGCTACTCGCTGGGGAGCCTAGGAGTGAGACTCTCTACAGGGAGCATGGCTGTTCATTTAAGATAGATATAAATAAAGTCTACGTTTCTCCTAGTCTTAACTACGAGCATATTAGGATTGCCAGGCTCGTGAAACCCGGCGAAGTAGTTCTCAACATGTTCGCTGGAGCTGGGCTATTCAGCATAATAATTGCTAAGCACGCTAAGCCGAGGAAAGTATACAGTATTGATATAAACCCCTATGCTTACTACTACATGGTGGAGAACATAAGGTTGAACCACGTGGAGGACATCGTCGAACCCATACTCGGGGATGCAGCTGTAGTCGTGGAGTCAAAGCTCGCTAACTCCAGTGATAGGGTTTTAATGCCGTTTCCGGAGCTAGCTCTCGAATACCTTGATAAAGCATTAAGGGCTTTAAGAGACGGGAGAGGCTGGATACACGTATACCTTCATGTCAAAGCGTTGAAAGGCGAGGACTACAGGGTTAAAGCTAGAGAAATACTCGCGGAGAGGCTAACAAACCTTAAGGTAGGAGAGTACAGGATTACAGGCTTACGGAAGATCAGGAATGTGGGGCCACGCTTACACCAGGTGGTAATAGATGTTGAGATACCATGA
- the apgM gene encoding 2,3-bisphosphoglycerate-independent phosphoglycerate mutase — MKYKLLYLVLDGAGDSLNDPVTTLEASVKPGLDWVARNSKCGLMYTVGRGVAPESDEAVISILGYDPHEVYTGRGPLEALGAGLEFKEGYEVAFRANFATINPETMEIIDRRVGRSLTSQEARELARALDGLEVGVHEGYARVVATIGHRAVVVLGSRRSRLSGMVSNNDPAYRRQGLVSIAVQSPSRRIEEIKPLDNTVEARITAEIANAFSRKAVEILADHPVNLERTRRGLPPANAILLRDAGDRLPKAVKLPEKYGCRFAVLAEMPVEVGIGRAFGADTILMEPPSGDPASDYEARLKATLRALRDYDVVYVHLKGPDEPGHDGDRELKIKRIEEIDRFFVQPLLDELKERFALIVTEDHATPPSVRSHTDDPVPVAFYMPGIEPDGLKRFTEKECSRGSLGIIEHGWLLLPMIIGNYLSK, encoded by the coding sequence CTGAAGTACAAGCTACTCTACCTAGTTCTAGATGGAGCTGGAGACAGCTTAAACGACCCGGTGACGACACTAGAGGCGAGCGTGAAGCCCGGCTTAGACTGGGTGGCTAGAAACAGTAAGTGCGGCTTAATGTATACTGTTGGGAGGGGTGTAGCCCCTGAAAGCGATGAAGCCGTTATCTCTATACTAGGATACGACCCCCATGAAGTCTACACTGGGAGAGGGCCTCTAGAAGCCCTTGGAGCTGGATTAGAGTTCAAGGAAGGCTACGAAGTAGCTTTCAGAGCTAATTTTGCAACCATAAACCCTGAGACCATGGAGATTATTGATAGAAGGGTTGGTAGAAGCCTTACATCACAGGAGGCAAGAGAGCTTGCTAGAGCACTGGATGGATTGGAGGTAGGAGTCCACGAGGGCTACGCGAGAGTTGTAGCTACCATTGGGCATAGAGCTGTAGTGGTATTAGGTAGCAGGAGGAGCAGGCTTTCCGGGATGGTGAGTAACAATGATCCAGCGTATAGAAGGCAGGGTTTAGTAAGCATTGCTGTGCAGTCTCCCTCGAGGAGAATTGAAGAGATCAAGCCTCTCGATAACACAGTTGAAGCGAGAATTACAGCTGAGATAGCTAACGCCTTCTCTAGGAAGGCTGTTGAGATACTGGCAGACCACCCGGTTAACTTGGAGAGAACTAGGAGAGGGCTGCCTCCAGCTAACGCTATTCTCCTTAGGGATGCAGGCGACAGGCTGCCGAAGGCTGTTAAACTCCCAGAGAAGTACGGTTGCAGGTTTGCTGTGCTAGCTGAAATGCCCGTGGAGGTAGGTATTGGAAGAGCTTTCGGAGCAGACACTATTCTAATGGAGCCGCCGTCAGGGGACCCTGCAAGCGACTATGAAGCCAGGTTGAAGGCAACTCTTAGAGCTCTTAGAGACTACGATGTAGTATATGTTCACTTGAAGGGGCCTGATGAGCCAGGACACGATGGAGACCGGGAACTTAAGATTAAGAGGATTGAAGAGATAGATAGGTTCTTCGTGCAACCTCTTCTCGACGAGCTTAAAGAGAGATTCGCATTAATTGTTACAGAGGATCACGCTACACCACCTAGTGTTAGATCCCATACAGACGACCCTGTACCAGTAGCATTCTATATGCCTGGTATAGAACCCGATGGATTAAAGAGGTTCACGGAGAAGGAGTGTAGTAGAGGTAGTCTCGGCATCATAGAGCATGGATGGCTTCTCCTACCAATGATTATTGGCAACTACCTCTCGAAGTAG
- the coaBC gene encoding bifunctional phosphopantothenoylcysteine decarboxylase/phosphopantothenate--cysteine ligase CoaBC, whose translation MGFSMVEELRRYAYQPLQGRRIVLGLTASSSIYKSIDLARRLIRMGGRIRAVMTKSSLRLIGVDLVHWAIGEKPLYEMSGETEHIDLAHWGDAVVIAPATLNTMSKIAYGVLDELLTLTVVTMMGSGKKTIFVPAMNIRLMNSPQYKRALEILEEYGAIVIPPMIEEDKAKFPPVDDLSHCVEAVVNRGVDLKGRRILVTAGPTREYLDPVRVLTNPSSGLMGVIVARELACRGARVDLVHGPLAVNPPYMVNRIPVETTEDMARVVRELTSSSRYDAAVFAAAPADYKPAVKSPVKVSTRENPVLELRLEETPKVIKHVASKPRVTVVFAAETSGGEDLIEKTLLKARDYNADLAVGNNILSEGAGFGKELLDVVIASKEKVVEKGYRFKPEVARLIGDFIAERLREQ comes from the coding sequence GTGGGATTCTCCATGGTAGAGGAGCTGCGAAGATATGCTTACCAGCCGCTACAGGGTAGGAGGATAGTCTTAGGGTTGACTGCAAGCTCCTCCATATATAAGTCCATTGATCTAGCGCGGAGACTAATACGAATGGGGGGAAGAATTAGAGCTGTAATGACTAAGAGCTCACTTAGACTAATAGGTGTTGACTTAGTTCACTGGGCGATCGGCGAGAAACCCCTCTACGAGATGAGCGGGGAGACAGAGCACATAGATCTAGCGCACTGGGGTGATGCAGTAGTTATAGCACCAGCCACTCTTAACACTATGAGTAAAATAGCCTATGGAGTACTCGACGAGCTCTTAACGCTCACAGTAGTGACAATGATGGGCTCCGGCAAGAAGACTATCTTCGTGCCAGCAATGAATATACGCTTAATGAACTCACCGCAGTATAAGCGCGCGCTTGAAATACTAGAGGAGTATGGTGCAATAGTAATACCTCCAATGATAGAGGAGGATAAAGCCAAGTTCCCCCCGGTAGACGACCTATCCCACTGCGTGGAGGCTGTAGTTAATAGAGGAGTAGACTTAAAGGGGAGAAGAATACTTGTTACAGCCGGCCCGACAAGAGAGTACTTGGATCCCGTGAGAGTCTTAACAAACCCTAGTAGTGGATTAATGGGGGTGATAGTAGCTAGAGAGCTAGCGTGCAGGGGTGCTAGAGTAGACTTAGTCCACGGGCCCCTAGCTGTCAACCCACCCTACATGGTTAACAGGATTCCAGTTGAAACAACAGAAGATATGGCTAGAGTAGTTAGAGAGCTTACATCTAGTAGCAGGTATGATGCAGCAGTCTTTGCAGCTGCTCCAGCAGACTATAAGCCGGCAGTGAAATCACCTGTTAAGGTATCAACCAGGGAGAACCCCGTCCTAGAGTTGAGATTAGAGGAGACACCTAAAGTCATAAAGCATGTAGCCAGTAAGCCTAGGGTGACAGTGGTTTTCGCAGCTGAGACTAGTGGAGGAGAGGATCTCATCGAGAAAACTCTGCTTAAAGCAAGAGACTACAATGCTGATCTAGCAGTAGGCAATAATATTCTATCTGAGGGAGCAGGCTTCGGCAAGGAGCTACTAGACGTGGTTATTGCAAGCAAGGAGAAAGTAGTAGAGAAAGGCTACAGGTTTAAGCCTGAAGTAGCCAGGCTCATAGGCGACTTCATCGCTGAGAGGCTTCGCGAGCAATAA
- the rimI gene encoding ribosomal protein S18-alanine N-acetyltransferase, with the protein MSKEDHAYHVDTLLNTALEKLRREAPGYKVRNAVENDIDRIIEINMVSLPEHYPRSFFMDLYENYSKAFYVAESPSGEIVGYVMTRIEWKPGFTRRLLARSGHVVSIAVLSEHRGRGLGYALMAHAMHSMYYHYKCSETYLEVRVSNTPAISLYEKLGYRKVKIEKGYYLDGEDAYVMARGLPAILINNSP; encoded by the coding sequence ATGAGTAAAGAAGATCATGCATATCACGTTGATACACTGCTAAATACAGCTCTTGAGAAACTGCGGAGAGAAGCACCAGGCTATAAAGTTAGAAACGCGGTTGAAAACGATATTGATAGAATCATAGAGATCAACATGGTGTCGCTACCTGAACACTATCCTCGCAGCTTCTTCATGGACCTCTACGAGAATTACAGTAAAGCATTCTATGTTGCTGAATCTCCAAGCGGCGAGATCGTGGGGTACGTGATGACTAGGATTGAGTGGAAGCCTGGCTTTACGCGTAGACTTCTAGCGAGAAGCGGCCATGTAGTCAGTATAGCAGTTCTAAGCGAGCATAGAGGACGGGGTCTCGGCTATGCTTTAATGGCTCATGCAATGCACTCAATGTACTACCACTATAAGTGTAGTGAAACTTATCTCGAGGTAAGAGTTTCCAATACGCCGGCAATATCTCTCTACGAGAAACTAGGCTACAGGAAAGTGAAGATTGAGAAAGGATACTATCTTGATGGAGAAGATGCATACGTGATGGCTCGGGGGCTTCCAGCCATCTTAATTAATAACTCTCCGTGA
- a CDS encoding transglutaminase-like domain-containing protein yields the protein MLRYHDTLALIAVAVIVVALYTTAPSTSIQQAQSLLHTKCATLYFLNAIDIYNSTVNDTLILETPGNITLDEGFQQTVEALLAYNVVFNDSSKQFTFNTSIGRGFFGFFTSRITVCYPDGSSLLEYYKLAFRNPMYSPSLNASMPSDLVEKYVRQPYSKIAEVVVPAFEKWFNETHGIPVSSASSLGLAVNAAYFVYREYFTYNGSSIPRSIDEVISTGQGDCDDLSRVLVELLNYYHIPALIAYGYVYIPDINESGVFTTSIENVTYVFLYNGPHAFTVAYIPSLGWLSLDFLAGSLLEYPFVFEGYTRETLVNETSVEELVNLHKEIDGVQVLAVLNESEYLSLVARSESAVSSIQGYVEELARRYKGLVETSTQTLQTQTTESTPISSTTFTPPPTSTFESPSSPSMGEWSSRGTGTQYKIVVLAALLVAVALILTILLVLPRLVEATSPFSFYSSLSQLQPQML from the coding sequence ATGTTGAGATACCATGATACACTAGCACTTATAGCAGTAGCAGTCATAGTGGTAGCACTCTATACAACAGCACCTTCTACCTCAATCCAGCAGGCTCAAAGTCTTCTCCACACTAAGTGTGCAACCCTCTACTTCCTTAACGCCATAGACATCTATAATTCAACAGTAAATGATACCTTGATCCTTGAGACTCCAGGTAATATTACCTTAGATGAAGGATTCCAGCAGACAGTGGAAGCCCTGCTAGCATATAATGTCGTCTTCAATGACTCCTCTAAGCAGTTCACTTTTAATACCTCTATAGGCCGAGGATTCTTCGGGTTCTTCACATCTAGGATAACAGTCTGCTACCCGGATGGTAGTAGTCTCCTAGAATACTATAAGTTAGCATTCAGAAACCCTATGTACTCGCCGAGCCTGAATGCAAGCATGCCGAGTGATCTCGTGGAGAAGTATGTTAGACAACCGTACAGTAAGATTGCTGAGGTTGTAGTACCAGCTTTCGAGAAATGGTTTAATGAAACCCATGGGATACCGGTTTCCTCGGCAAGTAGTCTAGGATTAGCTGTTAATGCAGCCTACTTCGTATACCGAGAGTACTTCACTTATAATGGTTCATCAATACCTCGGTCAATAGATGAAGTCATCTCGACAGGACAAGGGGACTGTGATGATCTATCGAGAGTTCTCGTTGAGCTATTAAACTACTATCATATACCGGCTTTAATCGCTTACGGGTACGTCTACATACCAGACATTAATGAGAGCGGGGTATTCACCACTAGTATAGAGAATGTGACCTACGTGTTCCTCTATAACGGTCCACACGCATTTACAGTTGCCTACATCCCGAGCCTCGGATGGCTGTCTCTCGATTTTCTAGCCGGCTCCCTACTTGAATACCCCTTCGTGTTTGAAGGTTACACTCGTGAAACCCTTGTCAACGAGACAAGTGTTGAGGAATTAGTCAACCTGCATAAGGAGATAGATGGGGTGCAGGTCCTCGCAGTCTTAAATGAAAGCGAGTATTTAAGCCTGGTTGCGAGAAGCGAGAGTGCCGTCTCAAGCATCCAGGGGTATGTAGAAGAACTTGCTAGGAGGTACAAGGGTCTAGTGGAGACAAGCACTCAGACGCTTCAAACACAGACAACTGAGAGTACTCCTATTTCGAGCACTACGTTCACGCCGCCACCCACATCTACCTTTGAATCCCCGAGCAGTCCTTCCATGGGTGAATGGAGTAGTAGAGGTACAGGAACACAGTACAAAATAGTGGTACTAGCAGCTCTCCTGGTAGCTGTAGCACTCATATTAACTATACTACTGGTTCTCCCAAGGCTCGTGGAAGCTACTTCTCCTTTCTCCTTCTACTCTTCTCTTTCTCAGCTTCAACCTCAAATGCTCTAA
- a CDS encoding kinase, whose amino-acid sequence MKKILVPLHVSGLWIPFKSRDLVETGSYGAGLNLDLYVEAYAEIGECGIYLNNMRVLEEQSGRICRDSGLSILVRAQSPVGLGKGFGVSASLLIAHALAAFHARRLPSLKALQEAHVVEVEYSTGLGDVLSEYTGGFALRLKPGAPGIGLAHRVLLHEKPLLVVAELPWSEPTGRMLSRISSGLYEEAYTFFRRVVETEDLADFFHYSQVFTRRIFDYKPVDDLLKKARGVISYYLKKAALIVWVERESASNVVELLEERGLKVFKSTISDRGVTVDNTSESPEKGKPAYKGKTG is encoded by the coding sequence TTGAAGAAGATACTTGTACCCCTTCATGTTTCAGGGTTATGGATACCCTTTAAGTCACGTGATCTCGTTGAGACGGGAAGCTATGGTGCCGGGTTAAACCTAGATTTATACGTGGAAGCTTACGCTGAGATTGGAGAGTGCGGAATATACTTGAATAACATGAGGGTTCTGGAGGAGCAGTCCGGGAGAATATGCAGGGATAGTGGTTTAAGCATCCTGGTGAGAGCTCAATCCCCTGTTGGCTTAGGCAAGGGCTTCGGGGTGTCAGCCAGCCTGCTTATAGCTCATGCTTTAGCAGCATTTCATGCGAGAAGACTTCCCTCGCTAAAAGCTCTCCAGGAAGCACACGTTGTTGAAGTAGAATACTCTACAGGGCTTGGAGATGTTCTCTCAGAGTACACTGGTGGATTCGCTCTACGCTTGAAGCCTGGGGCTCCAGGCATAGGGTTAGCTCATAGAGTCCTGCTCCACGAGAAGCCGCTGCTAGTAGTAGCTGAACTCCCCTGGAGTGAGCCTACCGGGAGGATGCTCTCTAGGATTAGTAGTGGTTTATACGAAGAAGCCTATACGTTCTTCAGGAGAGTAGTGGAGACAGAGGATCTCGCCGACTTCTTCCACTACTCTCAAGTCTTTACGAGAAGGATATTCGACTATAAGCCTGTAGATGACTTGCTGAAAAAAGCAAGAGGCGTGATCTCATACTATCTTAAAAAGGCCGCGTTAATCGTGTGGGTTGAAAGAGAGAGTGCCAGCAACGTAGTAGAGCTACTCGAGGAGAGAGGCTTAAAGGTTTTCAAGTCAACGATATCTGATAGAGGTGTTACAGTTGATAATACCTCAGAATCACCCGAGAAGGGAAAGCCTGCTTATAAGGGAAAGACTGGTTGA
- the asnS gene encoding asparagine--tRNA ligase: MTESIAGIMNDSRVGERVCVRGWIYRRSVVGGKAFVRVRDSTGVIQVVVDSSKLGEELVRELKNIGLEASVSACGILEKEPRAPGGYEIEADSFRIIGSSRDFPIKGGEGLEYLMDNRHLWLRSPRFAKIFKVKHTIIQAGREYFTSNGWWEVNPPILTASACEGGATLFPVQYFEQTAYLSQSAQLYLEALIYVLEKVWSLTPSFRAEKSRTRRHLAEYWHLEPEAAWYSMEDMMKVAEELVAYIVRRVVEERRSELTDLGRDIEKLKPAMEPPYPRIKYDEAIEILQSKGVQIKWGDDLGADEEKILSVEFDKPFFITHFPKQIKSFYMKLDPSNPNVVLGFDLLAPEGYGEIIGGGEREDDYDRLYNRIIEQGLNPSDYKWYLDLRKYGSVQHSGFGLGVERVAMWIMGLEHIRDTLPFPRYRGRIYP, translated from the coding sequence ATGACTGAGAGTATAGCTGGCATAATGAATGACAGCAGGGTTGGTGAGCGCGTCTGCGTGAGAGGCTGGATATACAGGAGGAGCGTGGTGGGTGGGAAAGCCTTCGTTAGAGTTAGAGACTCTACTGGAGTAATCCAGGTGGTTGTAGACTCCTCGAAGCTCGGCGAAGAACTCGTCAGAGAGTTAAAGAACATAGGCTTAGAGGCTAGTGTCTCAGCATGCGGAATCCTCGAGAAGGAGCCGCGTGCTCCAGGAGGCTACGAGATAGAAGCTGACTCCTTTAGGATCATCGGCTCCAGCAGGGACTTCCCGATTAAAGGCGGCGAGGGACTCGAATACTTGATGGATAACAGGCACTTATGGCTTAGAAGCCCTCGCTTCGCGAAGATCTTTAAAGTTAAGCATACAATCATTCAAGCCGGGCGAGAATACTTTACATCCAACGGCTGGTGGGAGGTTAACCCGCCTATACTAACAGCCTCAGCCTGCGAGGGGGGTGCAACACTCTTCCCAGTCCAGTACTTCGAGCAAACAGCCTACCTCAGTCAAAGCGCGCAGCTATACCTTGAAGCCTTAATCTACGTGCTCGAAAAAGTCTGGAGTTTAACCCCTAGTTTTAGAGCCGAGAAATCTAGGACACGCCGTCATCTCGCAGAGTACTGGCATCTCGAGCCGGAGGCAGCATGGTATAGCATGGAGGATATGATGAAGGTTGCCGAAGAGCTAGTCGCCTACATAGTCAGGAGAGTTGTCGAGGAAAGAAGAAGCGAGCTCACCGACCTAGGCAGAGATATTGAGAAGCTTAAGCCTGCAATGGAGCCACCATACCCGAGGATAAAATACGATGAAGCAATCGAGATCCTCCAAAGCAAAGGGGTTCAAATAAAATGGGGTGACGACCTGGGAGCAGACGAAGAGAAGATCCTCTCGGTAGAATTCGATAAACCCTTCTTCATCACGCACTTCCCGAAGCAAATTAAAAGCTTCTATATGAAGCTTGATCCATCGAATCCTAACGTCGTCTTGGGATTCGATCTTCTAGCTCCTGAAGGCTACGGGGAGATAATAGGAGGCGGGGAAAGAGAAGACGACTACGATAGACTCTACAATAGGATAATTGAGCAGGGTTTAAACCCCAGCGACTACAAGTGGTACCTCGACCTGAGGAAATACGGGAGTGTACAGCACAGCGGCTTCGGTCTCGGGGTAGAGAGAGTAGCCATGTGGATCATGGGCTTAGAGCATATAAGAGATACACTACCGTTCCCAAGGTATAGGGGGAGGATTTATCCCTAG
- a CDS encoding PhoH family protein, with product MSAGVFSKISPQTPGQEEFVKALSDKNYEIIGLFGPTGTGKSLLSILYGLDSVMSGRYKRFIISRPVVDVVSGRELTAADLGEEYYELASTYIRDITSGFIEWSTIEDLMKKGMLVIADSHYLRGRTFDDSIVFLDDAQSIPVEGAIEIVMRIGRNSRLIIAGDPVFQRTTGSRDSVSMLREILLGEDTARVIDLGLKDIVRPGARRGIKLLLESKMRSRELSEAEKEIFNTAKIRAPDADLITIVEFTEFKKQYDIKSEAAPDALIIVKEGFMARLIGKGGERISSIEKDTGYKLRAVEMTLDFKPLIKAVHPVSWVYKHILDVDFAGPDLMVKVASEGYGAFVGQKGVHVRFLESVTRKLLGVGVRAFEVEAEKEKSRRRKEK from the coding sequence ATGTCTGCTGGAGTATTCAGTAAGATCTCCCCGCAGACCCCTGGCCAGGAGGAGTTCGTGAAGGCTCTAAGCGATAAGAACTATGAGATTATAGGTTTATTCGGGCCTACTGGTACAGGTAAGAGTCTCCTAAGCATACTATACGGCTTAGACTCTGTGATGAGCGGTAGATACAAGAGGTTCATTATCTCACGTCCGGTGGTTGATGTAGTAAGTGGTAGAGAGTTAACAGCAGCAGATCTAGGCGAGGAGTACTACGAGCTGGCTTCAACGTATATTCGTGATATAACATCAGGTTTCATAGAGTGGAGCACTATCGAGGACTTAATGAAGAAGGGGATGCTGGTTATAGCGGACTCACACTACCTTAGAGGCAGGACATTCGACGACTCAATAGTTTTCCTAGATGATGCTCAAAGCATTCCAGTAGAAGGCGCGATAGAGATAGTTATGAGGATAGGAAGGAATAGCAGGCTAATAATTGCAGGCGACCCGGTATTCCAGAGGACAACGGGTAGCAGGGATTCAGTAAGCATGCTGAGAGAAATACTACTAGGTGAGGATACAGCCAGGGTAATAGACCTCGGCTTAAAAGATATCGTTAGACCTGGAGCTAGACGAGGAATTAAACTGCTATTGGAGTCGAAGATGAGATCCAGGGAGCTCAGTGAAGCCGAGAAAGAGATATTCAATACAGCTAAGATTAGAGCTCCCGACGCTGATCTAATTACTATAGTAGAGTTCACGGAGTTCAAGAAGCAGTATGATATCAAAAGCGAGGCTGCCCCTGATGCCCTGATAATAGTCAAAGAAGGCTTCATGGCTAGACTTATAGGTAAAGGCGGGGAGAGAATCAGCAGTATTGAGAAGGATACAGGCTACAAGCTGAGAGCAGTCGAGATGACACTAGACTTTAAACCACTGATAAAAGCTGTACACCCGGTAAGCTGGGTATACAAGCACATCCTTGATGTAGATTTCGCTGGACCAGACCTCATGGTTAAAGTAGCTAGTGAGGGATATGGAGCCTTCGTGGGGCAGAAAGGAGTGCACGTCAGATTCCTTGAAAGCGTTACTAGGAAGCTTCTAGGAGTCGGTGTTAGAGCATTTGAGGTTGAAGCTGAGAAAGAGAAGAGTAGAAGGAGAAAGGAGAAGTAG
- a CDS encoding 4-phosphopantoate--beta-alanine ligase: protein MIIPQNHPRRESLLIRERLVEGFRKGIVAPEGLIAHGRGECFDYLLGERTHGFALKAVEAAAAFLLLAKHPVISVNGNTAALTPREIVELAEETCAKIEVNLFYRTREREEAIAQYLIEHGAREVLGVGSDASATIPELFSERRRVSPRGILIADVVLVPLEDGDRTEALRRMGKTVIAVDLNPLSRTARAASVTIVDNVVRAMPLLVREVRRLKSMNRDELKSITGNYDNNKVLQEALKVILERLRELSTSTLTLTP, encoded by the coding sequence TTGATAATACCTCAGAATCACCCGAGAAGGGAAAGCCTGCTTATAAGGGAAAGACTGGTTGAAGGCTTCAGGAAGGGGATTGTCGCCCCTGAAGGCTTAATCGCTCATGGTAGAGGCGAATGCTTCGACTACCTTCTAGGCGAGAGAACTCATGGATTCGCTTTAAAGGCGGTAGAAGCTGCTGCAGCCTTCCTGCTCCTAGCTAAGCACCCAGTGATCTCAGTTAATGGTAACACAGCGGCTTTAACACCACGAGAGATAGTAGAGCTAGCCGAGGAGACATGTGCTAAAATCGAGGTAAATCTCTTCTACAGGACGAGGGAGAGAGAGGAAGCTATAGCACAATACCTTATAGAGCACGGAGCTAGAGAGGTACTAGGAGTTGGTAGTGATGCATCAGCAACTATACCAGAGCTCTTCAGCGAGAGGAGGCGTGTAAGCCCTCGTGGAATACTTATAGCAGATGTAGTTTTAGTCCCATTAGAGGATGGGGATAGAACAGAGGCTTTAAGAAGAATGGGGAAAACGGTTATAGCAGTAGACTTAAACCCGCTTTCCAGGACAGCGCGTGCAGCCTCAGTGACTATAGTGGATAACGTAGTGAGAGCTATGCCGCTACTAGTTAGAGAGGTCAGAAGACTTAAAAGCATGAATAGAGACGAGCTGAAAAGTATTACTGGAAACTACGATAACAATAAAGTGCTCCAGGAAGCCTTGAAAGTCATTCTAGAGAGGCTTAGAGAACTCTCAACATCAACTCTAACACTTACACCATAA